A window of Oryza glaberrima chromosome 2, OglaRS2, whole genome shotgun sequence genomic DNA:
agaaaaaaaaatagccggATTAATATGTGCAAATGAAAAGCGGTTGATTAGTTGTTTATGTCAAGTCATGGATGGCAACGAATATCTCGTGCTAGGAGCATGTGCTCGATTTTAATAATGGTCGTGTCTCGAGGATTATTGTAACTCGGGCTGCCGCCGAATGGGCGAAGACACTTGGCATATCTCTGAAATTTTGGCTCGGGGTGTTTCTccctttttaaaataaaatctttgGTTCCGAGTTAAACTCATCGTTTCTTCTGTAGCTGGTCATAAGCTGTAACGATTTTTATGAACAACTAATTTACAGTAACATTTTTATATTAACGATTTAAAGcaagtcataaaaaataaaactataaaactaacttttaaaatttaaattttaacaacaACATACAAGTTAAAGAGCAAACGGTGAGCTGTAGTAGCTCTTTTCCATGTCTGCATGAGTTTTTGTGTTTTGAGTAGTCTATATCGGCCCTGTTTGCACCCGTTGAAGATTGAAATTAAGTACGAGCATGTAAAACGATAaatgaatttcaattatttattaATTTGGAAAACGTGTTATCAAAATCcatataattttgtattttaatCAGATTCAAACGGGGGGCATCTGTATTTTTCATGCCAATGTACACGCTTGGCTTGCATGTGTCCTGCATCAGCAAGGCAAGAAACGGGTCAAAACGGAGGATTCCACAGCAGGCTGCGGTACAGCTAGGAACACTGTCAAGCAGAGCAGAGAAGCAGCTGGTTTGTTGATGGATCGCGCGCGCGCCACGTGCTTGACGGCGCGCAGGAAACAGCCACGCCCACGGCCCACGCACAGGCGCACAACCACTTCCCCgggagaggcgaggcgaggccaCGTgcccggccgcgcgccgccttcCGCGCCGACGGCAACAtcgcgcgcgccggccggcTGGGCGGCTGACAAATCCTGGCTGCCGCATCTCATGCATGCCTAGCGCCAACGCGTCTCCCAGGCCGAACCGGTCGACCCTCGTTTCTGATTTTCAACCAGATTAGTATGAGATCTCGCTACGGttcgtttaaaaaaaagtttaactaagaTAGTAAAAACTATGGAAATAAATGGTTTTCATGTTGTACTGATCGTTATCGTTATGGTATTCTAGTGGGAACCGTATTTCTAAATattcttataattttttaacaTGTCTCTATTTAGCTCATAGTTTAGTGATGTATTAACTTCTAACTAAATATCTAATTTAAGGACATAAAATAGACATATATACATAGtttgtactaataatttatatagtgTAACATTGAATTAAATATGTTATACATTAACAATTACCTGTTCCCAGTTGATACCAGCATGTTTTTTTGTTCGTGTAGTTATATGATACAGTTTTTGTTTCCAGCTTTACATTTTCGATGACGGAGAAAAATATAGTTACGAAAATGGTATTTCCCGGCCGTTTTCATTCCAAATGCACGTCAACGCCCAACCGTGCAACGTTTCTGACTGTCAGTCTGACAGTGGGCGGCAACCTGAAGCTCTGAATTTCACATACTAGCAGCCCACAGGATCACAATCACATGACAgcaatcaaaaaagaaaaaaaacagaaacgcAAACGCTGCACAGAGGCGCAGGGAAGAACTACTGATGCGTGTGTCGGTAGGCTACAACAACAAGAGATCAAAGCGAAGCTAGACTGAATCACTGGACGGACAGGGAGACAGGTTGCCCGCCTCTGTGCGCCCCTGAACCCCGACACCCTGCCCCCCCCTCGCACCGATTCTTCCTCATCTCCTCTCGCTGTCCCACCAACACCACTGCACGTCTCTGCATATATAAACCTCATCTCGTTCCCTACTTGCAACTAAAGTCATCgccatcatcgatcgatcgatcacaacTACAAGAAATCCAGCCAAGAAGATCGAGACCGGATACAGCTAGCAATCCATCCAAGAAGATCGAGAGAGCGGATACAGCTAGCCTAGCTACGCGAAGGATCAGATCATCGGCATGGAGCTGGAGCTTGGGCTGGCGCCACCGAATTCCGGTCATCTCGTCGTCGACGagctcagcagcagcagcggcggcggcagcggcagcgcgccGGTGTCTGCCTCGTCGGCCGGGAAGAGGGGATTCAGGGAGGCGTTCCAGGAGACGCTGCTGCTCTTCGACGACGGCAGCTGCTGCAACACCAGCGACGACGattgcaggaggaggaagaagacggtgGTGGGGTGGCCACCGGTGAGCTCGGCGCggcgggcgtgcggcggcgccaaCTACGTGAAGGTGAAGAAGGAAGGCGACGCCATCGGGAGGAAGGTTGATTTGGCCCTCCATTCCTCCTACGACGAGCTCGCTGCCACGCTCGCCCGCATGTTCCCCACCAACGACCACCAAGGTCAGTAGCTAATTTAACTCAACCCAATTGTTCATCAGCACATGTGATTACAAAAGCAAGCAGAATCTAGTAACCGAATTCGATTGCGATCAATGATTCTGATGCTAGGTTTGGTTATCGTGATATATTTACAGGCGAGAAGAAAATGGCCAATGATGATCATGGCGATGCCGCTGGACCTGTGGTTACCTACGAGGATGGTGATGGGGATTGGATGCTGGTTGGGGACGTGCCATGGGAGTAAGTCGATTTCAAGCTTAGTTATTTCAGTGTTAGTATAACTTAATGAATCAGCAAGATTGAACATTAGATTCTGTGTAATACTGACATGTTAAtcctttgttttgtttgttgcaGTGATTTTGCACGATCTGTGAAACGCCTGAAGATACTGGGTTAACTGAACTGAAGGAGATGCATGCGTGAGTTGATGGAGCACAGCTCGGTTTTGGTTGCCTGGCATCTGCGTGTGGGTGTGCACTGATGTATGTACATGTTTTCGTTTTCAGTCAGGATGTTAGGACGAGAGAAAGAGCTTTCTGTCAAAGActatatactgctagcttatatATACTGTAGTTGGGCACATCTCATGTGTGCCCAGGGCTAGGTTTTGAGAATGTTTACAGAGTTCTGTGTTTTTACACCTTCTATATGTTTTGCAAACTGATCTTGTACTATAATACTACttttatttctttctctcttttttttcacacaCCATATAAGCTGATGACAATACTTTTTTCTTCATCTGAAGAAAATTCTGTTTCAAATTTCCAATTTCAAAACCGGATATATGAGATTGTCCTTCCGAAtcgatgtactccctccgttcaaataaataagacaaaccctgatttccgtgtccaatgtttgaccgtccgttttatttgaaaaaattataaaaaaaagataagtcacgtataaagtattaatcatattttatcatctagcaacaatgaaaatactaattataaattttttttataagatggacagtcaaacgttggcaagGGAACCcatagtttgtcttttttttggacggagggagtagacagTAGACTGACAAATCACAGGCAACTCTGCCCTGCTTGATGTTTTGACGGGCAGATTGTATCATACCACTccttccagaaaaaaaatatttgtttatgtccagattcatattaaaaaatactttattATGAGATTGGGGGACTAGTAGGATGATCAAAGAAAATAGAGCGTGGTGCATTGCTAAGAAACACCAAAATGCTCAATACTTATACACGGCGTGGAAACAAGAAAGCCTCGGTAGGCATGGGCTGTGGAGTGGATCGTGGGCCAGATTGATCGTGGATCGCTCGCTCTCTTCATAAACCAAAAAGCTGGGCCGGAGAACGTCGGCCACCTAATGGGCCGAGAGCAGTGACGCGTTGAGCCAGATTCCGGTTCTTACGGAAGTGGAAGAGCTGGCTGCAGCCCAAGCCCACCTACCGTTCTGGCCGGTTCGCGGTGAAACTTAGGCCCAAGGAGGCGGCACGGTGCGGTCGACTTTTTCCACTCGTTGGATCGAATCGACGGTTGGGATCAAACTGTACCCACTCCATTTCCGTTGAAACTAATTATTTTCATCTAAAAATATACAATTTATTTTTGTCTGCTCcactttctgttttttttcctggtgAACGAACTCAATTTCATGCGTAAAGAACGGcaaagaaaaattaaatttgatgCAAAACGTATAATTATTTCACCTGTACCGTACTTAGTTTCGGCCATTATTCATGTAGTAGTAGGATACTTCAAACACAAATTCATacatacttcatccgtttcacaatgtaagtcattctagcatttttcatatttatattgatgctaaaattttatctagattcattagcatcaatataaatatgggaaatgctagaataactctgtaaaatggagagagtaaaaaagaaaaataattcaaaatcaTTGGAGGGAAATGGCCAAGCTGTGCGGTCAGCGAGATGGCGCGAAAGGCAATTCCATCTCCCGCCCAGCTCCCAGAACACCCGCCCTTTTCCAAATCGCCAAGACCAAGCACCCGTCATCCACTTCACCCCCACTGCCAGGTGGGCCCGTACTCCAccatggccccacatgtcagctgaaTCTTCCACTGCAAGAAGCGGGAAACATTTCGGGCGGAGGCGGGTTTCCCCCCAAtttctccctccattttttttttcgcttcgCGTCCCCCAAACCCCTCCCTATTAATCTCCCCCTTCCCCCTttcttcccctcgccgccgcctcctcctcccaaacCCCACAAGCGAATCCTAGGGTttctcgcctcgccgccgcatcgccgccgggaagtctccgccgccgccgcgatgttGGAGCTGAGGCTTGTGCAGGGGAGCCTGCTGAAGAAGGTGCTGGAGGCGATCCGGGAGCTGGTGACGGACGCCAACTTCGACTGCTCGGGGACGGGGTTCTCGCTGCAGGCCATGGATTCCAGCCACGTCGCCCTCGTCGCGCTGCTCCTCCGCTCCGAGGGGTTCGAGCACTACCGCTGCGACCGCAACCTCTCCATGGGGATGAACCTCAACAACATGGCCAAGATGCTCCG
This region includes:
- the LOC127763080 gene encoding proliferating cell nuclear antigen, with product MELELGLAPPNSGHLVVDELSSSSGGGSGSAPVSASSAGKRGFREAFQETLLLFDDGSCCNTSDDDCRRRKKTVVGWPPVSSARRACGGANYVKVKKEGDAIGRKVDLALHSSYDELAATLARMFPTNDHQGEKKMANDDHGDAAGPVVTYEDGDGDWMLVGDVPWDGRKVLEAIRELVTDANFDCSGTGFSLQAMDSSHVALVALLLRSEGFEHYRCDRNLSMGMNLNNMAKMLRCAGNDDIITIKADDGSDTVTFMFESPNQDKIADFEMKLMDIDSEHLGIPDSEYQAIVRMPSSEFSRICKDLSSIGDTVIISVTKEGVKFSTAGDIGTANIVCRQNKTVDKPEDATIIEMQEPVSLTFALRYMNSFTKASPLSEQVTISLSSELPVVVEYKIAEMGYIRFYLAPKIEEDEEMKS